The following are encoded in a window of Kogia breviceps isolate mKogBre1 chromosome 10, mKogBre1 haplotype 1, whole genome shotgun sequence genomic DNA:
- the LOC136791991 gene encoding T-cell activation inhibitor, mitochondrial-like: MSRLLFAARHGCLTPGPCFRREVSENSLKRLSAYLENLQKPGFKSLKPAQLLFYVRETDQNSSDGQEHFSTSGFRAVKFTLHTRDLLSTVLYILNSCSLSIEHIQSLNTNVHPQPLKEAKRISDRPIKWDKSYYSFTGFKDPDEHLEQVWRMETTLTFLKDYRVILTCRRG, from the exons ATGTCCCGCCTGCTGTTTGCTGCACGCCATGGGTGTctcactccaggaccttgcttcagacgt gaagTCAGTGAAAATTCTCTTAAGAGATTAAGTGCCTACTTAGAAAACCTCCAGAAACCAGGCTTCAAGTCTTTGAAACCAGCCCAGCTTCTGTTTTACGTAAGAGAAACAGACCAGAATTCCTCTGATGGCCAGGAACACTTCAGCACTTCCG GATTTCGAGCAGTCAAATttactttgcacaccagagatcTGCTAAGCACAGTGTTATATATTCTCAACTCCTGCAGTTTATCTATTGAACATATCCAAAGCTTGAATACTAATGTGCACCCCCAGCCTCTCAAAGAGGCCAAAAGGATATCTGACAGGCCCATCAAATGGGACAAGTCTTACTACTCCTTTACTGGATTCAAGGACCCTGATGAACACCTCGAGCAAGTCTGGAGAATGGAAACAACCCTAAC